The DNA sequence AGACCTTAATTTCCTTACACTGCAGCTCGCCTTCGATATAACCATCGACTTCGATCGTCAGCTTACCGGTCGCGCTGATTTTGCCGTGCAGTTCGCCGCCGATGAGGGCTTCGCCGGCAAAATGAGTTTCCCCTGATAATTTAGTCCCTTGCGCAATAAAGGTGAGACCTGCTTTGTTATTTTTCTTTCCAAACATAATGATTAACTTTTTGCCCGTTTTGCCCAATATTACCCTTAAACTTTGTGTAACAAAACCACTAATATTTGGCGCTGCCTGTCAGTTTTTTGGCAATGCTTTTCACTACATTAGCTAAGTTTTATTGATTGATTAGGGCAGGGGGCTACGCAGGCACCGCAGCCGTTACACATCTCGGTATCGATCACAGGCTTGGGCGCCTGACCTATGCTGGCGGTAAAGCTGATGGCTCTGGGATCGCAGGCATCTTTACAGGTCTGACACCAGATGCCGCTGTTGGCGAGACAGCTCTGGTCGATACTGGCCTTGATCTGCCAGGGGGTCTCTTCGGTGTCGGTAAACAGCGGCTCGGGACACACCTTGGCACAGGCGCCACAGAAGGTGCATTCATCCTGACTGAAGCTGACCTCGGGAAAGCCACCGTCGCCACGGGAGAGGATCTTGGTTTCACAGGCGTCGATACACTTATCGCAGCGGGTGCAGATATCGGTAAATTCGACATCTGTGCTGCTCCAGGGCGGGCGGATCACCTGGCTCTTGCGGCGACTGAAGAGGTTACGGCGGCTTTGGTTGATGCGATTACTCATAGATTCACTTGCTATCAAATGGAGGGCCTGAGCCCCCGATTGCTTTAGGCCTTGTAGCCGCTCGGGTTAGAGGACTGCCAGTGCCAGCTGCTGTTGGCCATATCTTCTATGGTGTGGGTGGCCTGCCAGTTCAGCTCTGTCTGCGCCTTGTGAGGATCGGCGTAACAGGCGGCGATATCGCCAGGACGACGCGGCGCGATCTGGTAGGCGATGGCATGCCCGCAGGCCTTCTCGAATGCCTTGACCATGTCCAGCACGCTATAGCCCTGGCCTGTGCCCAGATTATAGGTGACTAAGCCTGGCTGGGTGTTGAGTTTCGCAAGCGCCTTCAGGTGGCCCTTAGCCAGATCCACCACATGGATATAGTCGCGCACCCCTGTGCCATCATGGGTGTCGTAGTCGTCGCCGAAGACGCTCAGCTTCTCGCGTTGACCCACGGCAACCTGGGCGATGAAGGGCATCAGGTTATTGGGGATATCGTTGGGATCTTCGCCGATGAGGCCGCTCTCGTGGGCGCCAACAGGGTTGAAGTAACGCAGCCTGGCGATGTTCCAGCTCGAGTCCGAGTGGTGTAGATCCTTAAGGATATGCTCGACCATCAGCTTAGACTGACCATAGGGGTTAGTGGCGCCCGTGGGGAAATCTTCGGTAATGGGCAGTGAGGCGGGATCGCCATAGACGGTAGCCGATGAGCTAAATACCAGGTTCTTCACATTAAATTCGGCCATCACCTCGCACAGCACTAAGGTGCCGGTGACGTTGTTTTCATAGTAGCGCAGCGGCTGGGCGACCGACTCGCCGACCGCCTTGAGGCCGGCAAAATGGATCACGGCGTCGATATCATGGTCGGTAAAGACCTTCTGCAGGAAGGCCTTGTTGAGCACGTCGCCCTGGTAGAAGGTGACCCCTTTATTGGTGATCTGCTCGACCCGCTTGAGGGCCTCGACGCTTGAGTTACTCAGATTGTCTATGATCACTACCTGTTGATCATCATTAAGTAGCTCAACGACAGTGTGGCTACCTATGTAGCCTGCGCCACCTGTGACTAAAATCGTCATTAATCTTTATCCTGTTGTAAATCTGAAACTAATGTCTTGAGGTAGTCGGCAAAATCCCTGCCCACTTCGTGATGGCGCAGCGCGTATTCGACATTGGCGCGCATGTAGCCGAGTTTGTTGCCACAGTCATGGCTCTTGCCATGCATGTAATAGGCGTTGACGGTTTGAGTGTTCATCAACATGGCGATGGCATCGGTAAGTTGGATCTCATCGCCTGCGCCGGCGGGGGTCTTGCCCAGTAGCTGCCAGATCTGCTTAGGTAGCACGTATCGGCCAACTACCGCTAAGTTAGATGGCGCCTGGCCCACCTTAGGTTTCTCCACCAACTCATTGATAGGTTTAGATTGCCCGGCCTCCAGCTGATGGCCGTTCACATCGGCGATACCATACTGGTCGACGCTGCTCTCTGGCACGCCCTCGACCATGATCTGGCCCACTTCGGTTTCGTCAAACAGCTTGATCATCTCGGCCAAGTTATCCCGGCTGAGATCGCAGCTGGCATCGTCTATGATGACGTCCGGCAGCAGGACCGCAAAGGGCTCGTCGCCCACGACCTTTTGGGCACATAAGATGGCGTGGCCCAGCCCCTTGGCCTGAGATTGGCGCACGCTGATCACTGTCACGTCGCTTGGGCAGATGGCCTGCACCTCGGCCAGTAGCTGACGCTTTACCCTGCGTTCGAGCTGAGCCTCGAGCTCGAAGCTGGAGTCGAAATGGTTTTCGATGGAGTTCTTACTGGCATGGGTGACCAGGACTATCTCATTGATCCCGGCGGCTATCGCCTCGTTGACCACGTATTGGATCAAGGGTCTATCGACTATGGGCAACATCTCCTTGGGGATCGCCTTGGTTGCCGGAAGCATGCGAGTGCCGAGACCCGCGACGGGAATAACGGCCTTGCGAACTTTGTGCTGTTTCATCCTAATCCTAGTTGGCTGCGCAAAATGCCCTTTTATTCTAATAAAAACGCCCTGAAAAGCCAGGAGATTTAGGCGCTTTGGCCGCTAGCTTCTCGGCATCCGTCGAACTATTCGGCGTCGGCCTTAGCTCTAATCTGACGCCATTAGAGGCACGCTGGATGCCAGAAAAGGGATCGAGCAGAGTATGTAAAATACCTTTACATAAATATTTATCCCATGGGGTAAGCAGATGAAATTGATGCCAAACTCGGCATTTGTGTCAAGAGTGTTACATGTCTATTTTTCTGTAAGTCTATAAATAAAAACGATTTAAATTTTCATGTTCTGCCGGATGTAAATTTGAGGTTACATCTTGAGCGGCGCGGCAGCCAAATTATAAAGTGTGATCCTGTTAACAAACTCTGGCGTTTAGTCAAATATGGAGGCAGGAGCAGTCATTTGTGTTGTATTTATCATGAGTAAACAAACTACGTATCAGGCCAGACTGCCTGATAGCCAAGGGGTCATCCAATACCCTGACAATGAACACGAGATCTGGCAAGCGCTGTACGACAGACAGAAGGGTAATTTGCCCCACTATGCCTGTGATGCTTATCTGAAAGGGCTCGAAGATCTTGCCTTGCCTGCAGATCGCATCCCGCAGCTTGGCGAAATAGACGCTGTGCTGCAACAGGCCACTGGGTGGAAGACGGCCGCCGTGCCGGCGCTGATCTCGTTTGAGAAGTTTTTCCAGCTGCTGGCGAACCAGGAGTTTCCGGTCGCCACCTTTATCCGCAGCAAGGAGGAGTTCGACTACCTGCAGGAGCCCGATATCTTTCACGAGATCTTCGGTCACTGCCCGCTGTTGACCAATCCTTCATTTGCCCGTTTCTCTCACGAATACGGTAAGTTGGGTCTGGCCGCCTCCAAAGAGGAGCGTGTCTTTCTCGCCAGACTTTACTGGTTTACCGTGGAGTTTGGTTTGATCCGTCAGACCAACGATGAGCTGAAGATCTACGGCGGCGGCATATTGAGTTCGCCCGGTGAGACGCTATACGCCATGAGCGATACTCCAGTGGTGAAGCCTTTCGATCTGTTGGATATTTTAAGAACCCCTTATCGAATCGATATCATGCAGCCAATTTATTACGCTATTGATTCAATTGATTACTTAGACGAAATCGTCAAAATGGACATCATGGGCGCCGTGACTAAGGCGCGTCAGCTAGGCCTACATGCCCCCATGTTTGAGCCAAAATCGAAAGCCAGTTAAGAAAGCTAGTTAATAGAGCCAGATAAGAAAATCAGAAGGAAGAAGTATGACTGAATTAGCCCAAATGAAATGCGAAGCCTGCCAGGCCGACGCGCCAAAGGTGACCGATGCCGAGTTGGCCGAGCTGATCC is a window from the Shewanella loihica PV-4 genome containing:
- the napF gene encoding ferredoxin-type protein NapF, translated to MSNRINQSRRNLFSRRKSQVIRPPWSSTDVEFTDICTRCDKCIDACETKILSRGDGGFPEVSFSQDECTFCGACAKVCPEPLFTDTEETPWQIKASIDQSCLANSGIWCQTCKDACDPRAISFTASIGQAPKPVIDTEMCNGCGACVAPCPNQSIKLS
- the galE gene encoding UDP-glucose 4-epimerase GalE, which codes for MTILVTGGAGYIGSHTVVELLNDDQQVVIIDNLSNSSVEALKRVEQITNKGVTFYQGDVLNKAFLQKVFTDHDIDAVIHFAGLKAVGESVAQPLRYYENNVTGTLVLCEVMAEFNVKNLVFSSSATVYGDPASLPITEDFPTGATNPYGQSKLMVEHILKDLHHSDSSWNIARLRYFNPVGAHESGLIGEDPNDIPNNLMPFIAQVAVGQREKLSVFGDDYDTHDGTGVRDYIHVVDLAKGHLKALAKLNTQPGLVTYNLGTGQGYSVLDMVKAFEKACGHAIAYQIAPRRPGDIAACYADPHKAQTELNWQATHTIEDMANSSWHWQSSNPSGYKA
- the galU gene encoding UTP--glucose-1-phosphate uridylyltransferase GalU encodes the protein MKQHKVRKAVIPVAGLGTRMLPATKAIPKEMLPIVDRPLIQYVVNEAIAAGINEIVLVTHASKNSIENHFDSSFELEAQLERRVKRQLLAEVQAICPSDVTVISVRQSQAKGLGHAILCAQKVVGDEPFAVLLPDVIIDDASCDLSRDNLAEMIKLFDETEVGQIMVEGVPESSVDQYGIADVNGHQLEAGQSKPINELVEKPKVGQAPSNLAVVGRYVLPKQIWQLLGKTPAGAGDEIQLTDAIAMLMNTQTVNAYYMHGKSHDCGNKLGYMRANVEYALRHHEVGRDFADYLKTLVSDLQQDKD
- the phhA gene encoding phenylalanine 4-monooxygenase; translated protein: MSKQTTYQARLPDSQGVIQYPDNEHEIWQALYDRQKGNLPHYACDAYLKGLEDLALPADRIPQLGEIDAVLQQATGWKTAAVPALISFEKFFQLLANQEFPVATFIRSKEEFDYLQEPDIFHEIFGHCPLLTNPSFARFSHEYGKLGLAASKEERVFLARLYWFTVEFGLIRQTNDELKIYGGGILSSPGETLYAMSDTPVVKPFDLLDILRTPYRIDIMQPIYYAIDSIDYLDEIVKMDIMGAVTKARQLGLHAPMFEPKSKAS